From one Lolium rigidum isolate FL_2022 chromosome 4, APGP_CSIRO_Lrig_0.1, whole genome shotgun sequence genomic stretch:
- the LOC124706253 gene encoding probable histone acetyltransferase HAC-like 3 isoform X1, with translation MMARKSIRGVQQQQQHAQPTGFPVLKPYTQRAAVQMLQLDNMDSNTSPVRRVVRNKIVDYLKTRQEFCNLHKHYLDEISRSIDEQLYKEAESQVEYMDLETLQVRLNTVLTRGSFHNSRNSWASSVALPTYNAEQYGMEVTDSNLQYGRAVPGSINPSLRARDISHDVFYPQGFAPNGHHKFPANFARSSAECLANTTVAPCLSGLPKCSPSLAGDFSGGVHTFHSKDHFRGDAHQVDSPQPSTSGSSSSFSAMCDRSANSTNDNRYSTGQVPLSLQYRECDEEVYTHSHPIEQPDQSNITPGAHDLSYIYDQSKMRQNIKGECELDECMQVNGCSQVLDSQGFSREKCSNLNTKLSHNQCRYMADSGRERVGRAEPTSNSTVSKPTSPTSDESSGKHHPAKRLKINFPSPVHATKVEFPNQQLPAANEIASSETLQSETTELPTKSPSGCSLGDSNVVLGLTNEDMHSMDIVKFPETAVQAEEESCDVNGDAEMKDSKLSSVDQTAVGAGLSAMKKRGASVLHALTADELRDHLRSLNQHTCLSKVTTEELQSGLPDQNTCNLCGMERLLFEPPPRFCALCFKIINSTGSYYVHVENGNDKGSICAKCHHLSTAKSKYQKRFNYAETDAEPEWWVACDKCKAWQHQICALFNPKVVEEDAEYTCAKCLLKEKDSGCISLLESSTVLGALELPRTKLSDHIERRLSGRLEHERLQRASASGKSLEEVPGVDGLTVRVVSSAARVLQVQPRFRDFFKEGKYPGEFPYKSKAILLFQKNEGVDVCLFAMYVQEYGSASPSPNRRHVYLAYIDSVKYFRPEIKSASGEALRTFVYHEILIGYLDYCKKQGFVSCSIWACPSTKRDDYVLYCHPTSQKMPKSDKLRSWYQNLVKKAVKEGVVVERNTLYDFFLQPTSECKANISAACLPYCENDFWPGEAERLLEKKDDKTSQKKETQVGRLLRVAKRDDRKGNLEDILLVHKLGEKMRTMKEDFIMLCLQHFCKHCHEPIVSGKSWVCTCCKNFHLCDQCHADELSAPQKDRHPATTKQKHTFLRIEEEPLPETDDGDPTMESKYFDSRIDFLKHCQDNQYQFDTLRRAKHSTMMILYNLHDSACSACHRTMDQRLAWRCLVCLGCKYCDSCYKQGGENLHIHKLKQTDSHCLLPNYTLQQDYLEGLVHASKCFYDPHNCTFKLCIAVKKLFFHGARCGIRNQGGCQKCIFMWKLLLTHSKHCDDGECSVPRCRDIKVFMGNARFLTGARLASCELVTC, from the exons ATGATGGCACGAAAAAGCATCCGAGgggtccagcagcagcagcagcatgcgCAACCAACCGGCTTCCCCGTCCTGAAACCGTACACGCAGCGCGCCGCAGTGCAGATGCTTCAGCTGGATAACATGGATTCCAACACGTCTCCGGTCCGTAGGGTCGTTCGGAATAAAAT TGTAGACTACCTGAAAACAAGGCAGGAGTTCTGTAACTTGCACAAACATTATCTTGACGAAATTTCAAGAAGTATTGATGAGCAGCTTTATAAGGAGGCTGAATCGCAG GTGGAGTACATGGATCTTGAAACTTTACAAGTTAGGTTGAATACTGTTCTCACTCGTGGATCATTTCACAACAGTAGAAATTCTTGGGCTTCTTCAGTGGCCTTACCCACATACAACGCAGAACAGTATGGGATGGAAGTTACAGATTCAAATTTGCAGTATGGTAGAGCTGTTCCTGGTTCTATCAATCCGTCCCTGCGTGCAAGAGACATATCACATGACGTGTTTTATCCTCAGG GATTTGCACCAAATGGCCACCATAAGTTTCCTGCCAACTTTGCTCGTTCATCAGCTGAATGCTTAGCAAATACCACAGTTGCTCCATGTCTGTCAGGACTACCAAAATGCAGTCCCTCTCTTGCTGGGGATTTCAGTGGTGGGGTGCATACTTTCCATTCAAAGGACCATTTCCGAG GTGATGCTCATCAAGTTGATAGTCCACAACCGTCGACCTCTGGTAGTTCCAGTTCTTTTTCTGCAATGTGTGATCGATCCGCAAATTCTACAAATGACAACCGATATTCCACTGGCCAAGTACCATTATCGCTACAATACAGAGAATGTGATGAGGAGGTGTATACGCATAGTCACCCAATAGAGCAGCCAGATCAGTCAAATATCACGCCTGGAGCCCATGACTTGTCTTATATCTATGACCAATCGAAAATGCGCCAGAACATCAAAGGTGAATGCGAACTTGACGAGTGCATGCAAGTGAATGGATGTAGCCAGGTATTGGACTCCCAAGGTTTCAGCAGAGAGAAATGCTCAAATTTGAACACCAAACTCAGCCATAATCAATGCCGCTACATGGCTGACTCTGGTAGAGAGAGAGTGGGGAGAGCTGAACCAACATCAAATAGCACTGTATCCAAGCCAACTTCGCCTACTTCAGATGAATCTTCTGGCAAGCATCATCCAGCAAAACGATTAAAGATTAATTTTCCCAGTCCTGTCCATGCCACTAAAGTAGAGTTTCCAAACCAGCAACTGCCTGCTGCCAATGAAATTGCATCTTCTGAAACATTACAGTCTGAAACCACAGAGTTACCTACAAAGTCACCCTCTGGCTGTTCCTTGGGGGACAGCAATGTTGTGCTCGGACTGACCAatgaagatatgcatagcatggaCATTGTTAAATTTCCAGAGACTGCTGTACAAGCAGAAGAAGAATCGTGTGATGTAAATGGTGACGCCGAGATGAAGGACTCTAAGCTTAGCTCAGTGGATCAAACAGCAGTTGGAGCTGGCTTAAGTGCAATGAAGAAAAGAGGGGCATCAGTACTTCATGCTTTGACTGCTGATGAGCTTAGAGATCACCTGAGAAGTTTGAACCAGCATACTTGTCTG agCAAGGTGACGACGGAAGAACTCCAGTCTGGCTTGCCCGACCAAAATACATGCAATTTATGCGGGATGGAGAGGCTTCTTTTTGAACCTCCCCCACGTTTTTGTGCTCTCTGTTTTAAAATAATAAATTCGACTGGATCTTATTACGTTCATGTGGAAAATGGGAATGACAAGGGTTCAATATGTGCCAAATGTCACCATCTTAGTACTGCGAAATCTAAATATCAAAAGAGATTCAATTATGCAGAAACAGATGCTGAGCCTGAATGG TGGGTAGCGTGCGATAAGTGCAAAGCTTGGCAGCACCAAATATGCGCTCTGTTTAACCCTAAGGTTGTGGAGGAGGATGCGGAATATACTTGTGCCAAATGTTTATTGAAGGAGAAGGATAGTGGATGTATAAGTTTGCTGGAATCATCTACTGTTCTAGGAGCTCTGGAGTTACCAAGAACTAAACTGAGTGATCATATTGAGCGAAGACTTTCAGGGCGGCTTGAGCACGAGCGGCTGCAGAGGGCAAGCGCTTCAGGAAAAAGTCTTGAAGAG GTACCTGGAGTTGATGGTCTTACTGTTAGAGTGGTTTCTTCAGCTGCGAGAGTACTTCAAGTCCAACCACGTTTTAGGGATTTTTTTAAAGAAGGAAAATATCCTGGGGAATTCCCGTACAAATCAAAG GCCATTCTCTTGTTTCAAAAGAATGAAGGTGTGGATGTTTGTCTATTCGCCATGTATGTGCAAGAGTATGGTTCTGCTAGCCCATCACCAAACCGAAGGCATGTTTATCTTGCGTATATCGATTCTGTCAAGTACTTCAGGCCTGAAATCAAATCTGCAAGTGGGGAAGCTCTTCGTACCTTCGTGTACCATGAAATTTTG ATTGGTTATTTGGACTACTGCAAGAAACAAGGGTTTGTAAGCTGCTCCATATGGGCTTGCCCATCTACAAAGCGTGATGACTATGTTTTGTATTGTCATCCCACGTCACAGAAAATGCCAAAGTCTGACAAGCTTCGGAGCTG GTACCAGAATTTGGTCAAGAAGGCTGTTAAGGAGGGTGTAGTTGTGGAGCGAAATACCCTCTATGACTTCTTCCTTCAGCCTACCAGTGAATGCAAGGCCAATATCTCAGCAGCATGCTTGCCATACTGTGAGAACGATTTCTGGCCCGGGGAAGCAGAGAGACTCCTTGAGAAGAAAGATGACAAGACCTCACAGAAGAAAGAGACACAAGTAGGAAGGCTCCTACGGGTTGCCAAACGTGATGACAGGAAAGGAAACCTTGAGGATATCCTATTAGTGCACAAG CTTGGTGAAAAGATGCGGACAATGAAAGAAGACTTTATCATGCTTTGTCTTCAACACTTCTGCAAGCATTGCCACGAACCCATTGTGTCGGGTAAAAGTTGGGTTTGTACCTGCTGCAAAAACTTCCATCTTTGTGACCA ATGTCATGCAGATGAGCTAAGTGCTCCACAAAAGGACAGGCACCCAGCTACAACGAAACAAAAACATACATTTCTCAGA ATAGAGGAAGAACCTCTTCCAGAGACTGATGATGGAGATCCAACAATGGAAAGCAAGTATTTTGACAGCAGAATAGATTTCTTGAAGCACTGTCAAGATAACCAATACCAGTTTGATACACTCCGACGGGCAAAACACTCAACAATGATGATTCTTTATAATctgcatgattcagcttgttcTGCTTGTCATCGTACCATGGATCAACGCTTGGCATGGCGATGCCTGGTTTGCCTTGGCTGCAAATATTGTGATTCATGCTATAAACAAGGCGGTGAAAATTTGCACATTCATAAACTTAAACAGACAGACAGTCACTGCCTATTGCCAAACTACACTCTACAG CAGGACTACCTTGAGGGTTTGGTACATGCATCAAAATGTTTCTATGATCCACATAATTGCACTTTCAAACTTTGTATTGCGGTGAAGAAGTTGTTCTTCCATGGTGCACGATGTGGTATCCGTAACCAAGGAGGTTGCCAGAAGTGTATCTTCATGTGGAAACTTCTGCTCACCCATTCAAAACATTGTGATGACGGGGAATGCTCAGTTCCAAGATGCAG GGATATAAAGGTATTCATGGGCAATGCAAGATTTCTTACTGGAGCTAGACTAGCGTCCTGTGAACTAGTTACTTGTTAA
- the LOC124706253 gene encoding probable histone acetyltransferase HAC-like 3 isoform X2, whose translation MMARKSIRGVQQQQQHAQPTGFPVLKPYTQRAAVQMLQLDNMDSNTSPVRRVVRNKIVDYLKTRQEFCNLHKHYLDEISRSIDEQLYKEAESQVEYMDLETLQVRLNTVLTRGSFHNSRNSWASSVALPTYNAEQYGMEVTDSNLQYGRAVPGSINPSLRARDISHDVFYPQGFAPNGHHKFPANFARSSAECLANTTVAPCLSGLPKCSPSLAGDFSGGVHTFHSKDHFRGDAHQVDSPQPSTSGSSSSFSAMCDRSANSTNDNRYSTGQVPLSLQYRECDEEVYTHSHPIEQPDQSNITPGAHDLSYIYDQSKMRQNIKGECELDECMQVNGCSQVLDSQGFSREKCSNLNTKLSHNQCRYMADSGRERVGRAEPTSNSTVSKPTSPTSDESSGKHHPAKRLKINFPSPVHATKVEFPNQQLPAANEIASSETLQSETTELPTKSPSGCSLGDSNVVLGLTNEDMHSMDIVKFPETAVQAEEESCDVNGDAEMKDSKLSSVDQTAVGAGLSAMKKRGASVLHALTADELRDHLRSLNQHTCLSKVTTEELQSGLPDQNTCNLCGMERLLFEPPPRFCALCFKIINSTGSYYVHVENGNDKGSICAKCHHLSTAKSKYQKRFNYAETDAEPEWWVACDKCKAWQHQICALFNPKVVEEDAEYTCAKCLLKEKDSGCISLLESSTVLGALELPRTKLSDHIERRLSGRLEHERLQRASASGKSLEEVPGVDGLTVRVVSSAARVLQVQPRFRDFFKEGKYPGEFPYKSKAILLFQKNEGVDVCLFAMYVQEYGSASPSPNRRHVYLAYIDSVKYFRPEIKSASGEALRTFVYHEILIGYLDYCKKQGFVSCSIWACPSTKRDDYVLYCHPTSQKMPKSDKLRSWYQNLVKKAVKEGVVVERNTLYDFFLQPTSECKANISAACLPYCENDFWPGEAERLLEKKDDKTSQKKETQVGRLLRVAKRDDRKGNLEDILLVHKLGEKMRTMKEDFIMLCLQHFCKHCHEPIVSGKSWVCTCCKNFHLCDQCHADELSAPQKDRHPATTKQKHTFLRIEEEPLPETDDGDPTMESKYFDSRIDFLKHCQDNQYQFDTLRRAKHSTMMILYNLHDSACSACHRTMDQRLAWRCLVCLGCKYCDSCYKQGGENLHIHKLKQTDSHCLLPNYTLQDYLEGLVHASKCFYDPHNCTFKLCIAVKKLFFHGARCGIRNQGGCQKCIFMWKLLLTHSKHCDDGECSVPRCRDIKVFMGNARFLTGARLASCELVTC comes from the exons ATGATGGCACGAAAAAGCATCCGAGgggtccagcagcagcagcagcatgcgCAACCAACCGGCTTCCCCGTCCTGAAACCGTACACGCAGCGCGCCGCAGTGCAGATGCTTCAGCTGGATAACATGGATTCCAACACGTCTCCGGTCCGTAGGGTCGTTCGGAATAAAAT TGTAGACTACCTGAAAACAAGGCAGGAGTTCTGTAACTTGCACAAACATTATCTTGACGAAATTTCAAGAAGTATTGATGAGCAGCTTTATAAGGAGGCTGAATCGCAG GTGGAGTACATGGATCTTGAAACTTTACAAGTTAGGTTGAATACTGTTCTCACTCGTGGATCATTTCACAACAGTAGAAATTCTTGGGCTTCTTCAGTGGCCTTACCCACATACAACGCAGAACAGTATGGGATGGAAGTTACAGATTCAAATTTGCAGTATGGTAGAGCTGTTCCTGGTTCTATCAATCCGTCCCTGCGTGCAAGAGACATATCACATGACGTGTTTTATCCTCAGG GATTTGCACCAAATGGCCACCATAAGTTTCCTGCCAACTTTGCTCGTTCATCAGCTGAATGCTTAGCAAATACCACAGTTGCTCCATGTCTGTCAGGACTACCAAAATGCAGTCCCTCTCTTGCTGGGGATTTCAGTGGTGGGGTGCATACTTTCCATTCAAAGGACCATTTCCGAG GTGATGCTCATCAAGTTGATAGTCCACAACCGTCGACCTCTGGTAGTTCCAGTTCTTTTTCTGCAATGTGTGATCGATCCGCAAATTCTACAAATGACAACCGATATTCCACTGGCCAAGTACCATTATCGCTACAATACAGAGAATGTGATGAGGAGGTGTATACGCATAGTCACCCAATAGAGCAGCCAGATCAGTCAAATATCACGCCTGGAGCCCATGACTTGTCTTATATCTATGACCAATCGAAAATGCGCCAGAACATCAAAGGTGAATGCGAACTTGACGAGTGCATGCAAGTGAATGGATGTAGCCAGGTATTGGACTCCCAAGGTTTCAGCAGAGAGAAATGCTCAAATTTGAACACCAAACTCAGCCATAATCAATGCCGCTACATGGCTGACTCTGGTAGAGAGAGAGTGGGGAGAGCTGAACCAACATCAAATAGCACTGTATCCAAGCCAACTTCGCCTACTTCAGATGAATCTTCTGGCAAGCATCATCCAGCAAAACGATTAAAGATTAATTTTCCCAGTCCTGTCCATGCCACTAAAGTAGAGTTTCCAAACCAGCAACTGCCTGCTGCCAATGAAATTGCATCTTCTGAAACATTACAGTCTGAAACCACAGAGTTACCTACAAAGTCACCCTCTGGCTGTTCCTTGGGGGACAGCAATGTTGTGCTCGGACTGACCAatgaagatatgcatagcatggaCATTGTTAAATTTCCAGAGACTGCTGTACAAGCAGAAGAAGAATCGTGTGATGTAAATGGTGACGCCGAGATGAAGGACTCTAAGCTTAGCTCAGTGGATCAAACAGCAGTTGGAGCTGGCTTAAGTGCAATGAAGAAAAGAGGGGCATCAGTACTTCATGCTTTGACTGCTGATGAGCTTAGAGATCACCTGAGAAGTTTGAACCAGCATACTTGTCTG agCAAGGTGACGACGGAAGAACTCCAGTCTGGCTTGCCCGACCAAAATACATGCAATTTATGCGGGATGGAGAGGCTTCTTTTTGAACCTCCCCCACGTTTTTGTGCTCTCTGTTTTAAAATAATAAATTCGACTGGATCTTATTACGTTCATGTGGAAAATGGGAATGACAAGGGTTCAATATGTGCCAAATGTCACCATCTTAGTACTGCGAAATCTAAATATCAAAAGAGATTCAATTATGCAGAAACAGATGCTGAGCCTGAATGG TGGGTAGCGTGCGATAAGTGCAAAGCTTGGCAGCACCAAATATGCGCTCTGTTTAACCCTAAGGTTGTGGAGGAGGATGCGGAATATACTTGTGCCAAATGTTTATTGAAGGAGAAGGATAGTGGATGTATAAGTTTGCTGGAATCATCTACTGTTCTAGGAGCTCTGGAGTTACCAAGAACTAAACTGAGTGATCATATTGAGCGAAGACTTTCAGGGCGGCTTGAGCACGAGCGGCTGCAGAGGGCAAGCGCTTCAGGAAAAAGTCTTGAAGAG GTACCTGGAGTTGATGGTCTTACTGTTAGAGTGGTTTCTTCAGCTGCGAGAGTACTTCAAGTCCAACCACGTTTTAGGGATTTTTTTAAAGAAGGAAAATATCCTGGGGAATTCCCGTACAAATCAAAG GCCATTCTCTTGTTTCAAAAGAATGAAGGTGTGGATGTTTGTCTATTCGCCATGTATGTGCAAGAGTATGGTTCTGCTAGCCCATCACCAAACCGAAGGCATGTTTATCTTGCGTATATCGATTCTGTCAAGTACTTCAGGCCTGAAATCAAATCTGCAAGTGGGGAAGCTCTTCGTACCTTCGTGTACCATGAAATTTTG ATTGGTTATTTGGACTACTGCAAGAAACAAGGGTTTGTAAGCTGCTCCATATGGGCTTGCCCATCTACAAAGCGTGATGACTATGTTTTGTATTGTCATCCCACGTCACAGAAAATGCCAAAGTCTGACAAGCTTCGGAGCTG GTACCAGAATTTGGTCAAGAAGGCTGTTAAGGAGGGTGTAGTTGTGGAGCGAAATACCCTCTATGACTTCTTCCTTCAGCCTACCAGTGAATGCAAGGCCAATATCTCAGCAGCATGCTTGCCATACTGTGAGAACGATTTCTGGCCCGGGGAAGCAGAGAGACTCCTTGAGAAGAAAGATGACAAGACCTCACAGAAGAAAGAGACACAAGTAGGAAGGCTCCTACGGGTTGCCAAACGTGATGACAGGAAAGGAAACCTTGAGGATATCCTATTAGTGCACAAG CTTGGTGAAAAGATGCGGACAATGAAAGAAGACTTTATCATGCTTTGTCTTCAACACTTCTGCAAGCATTGCCACGAACCCATTGTGTCGGGTAAAAGTTGGGTTTGTACCTGCTGCAAAAACTTCCATCTTTGTGACCA ATGTCATGCAGATGAGCTAAGTGCTCCACAAAAGGACAGGCACCCAGCTACAACGAAACAAAAACATACATTTCTCAGA ATAGAGGAAGAACCTCTTCCAGAGACTGATGATGGAGATCCAACAATGGAAAGCAAGTATTTTGACAGCAGAATAGATTTCTTGAAGCACTGTCAAGATAACCAATACCAGTTTGATACACTCCGACGGGCAAAACACTCAACAATGATGATTCTTTATAATctgcatgattcagcttgttcTGCTTGTCATCGTACCATGGATCAACGCTTGGCATGGCGATGCCTGGTTTGCCTTGGCTGCAAATATTGTGATTCATGCTATAAACAAGGCGGTGAAAATTTGCACATTCATAAACTTAAACAGACAGACAGTCACTGCCTATTGCCAAACTACACTCTACAG GACTACCTTGAGGGTTTGGTACATGCATCAAAATGTTTCTATGATCCACATAATTGCACTTTCAAACTTTGTATTGCGGTGAAGAAGTTGTTCTTCCATGGTGCACGATGTGGTATCCGTAACCAAGGAGGTTGCCAGAAGTGTATCTTCATGTGGAAACTTCTGCTCACCCATTCAAAACATTGTGATGACGGGGAATGCTCAGTTCCAAGATGCAG GGATATAAAGGTATTCATGGGCAATGCAAGATTTCTTACTGGAGCTAGACTAGCGTCCTGTGAACTAGTTACTTGTTAA
- the LOC124707950 gene encoding 50S ribosomal protein L10, chloroplastic-like, with product MTSIRSAGGALPPIRLAVERARQEVLRRELDGCQLLAGIWCHGFTVAQLRSIRASLPPTARLVVAKNSDLAAAVEGTRWASLRPVARGMNAWLFVRSDEIPPALRPYRDFQKECKLQLNDFTGAVYEGRLYGPDDFAKLEAMPTRVQSYQYLLGCLQMPAVSVLAALRARQEAMANPPAEDAAPAASEPQEK from the coding sequence atgacCTCCATCCGGAGCGCGGGGGGCGCGCTGCCGCCGATCCGGCTGGCGGTAGAGCGCGCGCGCCAGGAGGTGCTCCGGCGCGAGCTGGACGGGTGCCAGCTCCTGGCGGGCATCTGGTGCCACGGCTTCACGGTGGCGCAGCTCCGGAGCATCCGCGCGTCGCTGCCGCCCACGGCGCGGCTGGTGGTGGCCAAGAACTCCGAcctcgcggcggcggtggagggcacGCGGTGGGCGTCGCTCCGCCCCGTCGCCCGCGGCATGAACGCCTGGCTCTTCGTGCGCTCCGACGAGATCCCGCCCGCGCTCCGCCCCTACCGCGACTTCCAGAAGGAGTGCAAGCTCCAGCTCAACGACTTCACCGGCGCCGTCTACGAGGGCCGCCTCTACGGCCCCGACGACTTCGCCAAGCTCGAGGCCATGCCCACCAGGGTCCAGTCCTACCAGTACCTCCTCGGCTGCCTCCAGATGCCTGCCGTCTCCGTCCTCGCCGCCCTCAGGGCACGCCAGGAGGCCATGGCGAACCCGCCTGCCGAGGACGCCGCGCCCGCCGCCTCGGAGCCGCAGGAGAAGTGA
- the LOC124707948 gene encoding F-box protein At5g07610-like isoform X2, with product MGRCKEVTAAKLTDDLVVDILSRLTYKDYCRCKCAYKAWSALSSDPHYHKKLPTKVTTGLLYQGRNKSAIPLVSLSQDDEEIDGILADAPHYEHLEIVDCCNGLVLCKYRSNYTTASICRFVVCNPATRQWRMIPDTHPETDDPRYVTVLAFDPSWSPQFYIFNFHLQRHRGSIIGTSKLEIFQSESSSWLVDDKWDSDIIVSRRPHLFLHGMLYAETTGQEVVVFEGLEEMSDGTLPYHWIIDMPSDSSYVGTFTHGCFDKSSGNLHYALPDVDGHSIVVWTLDEYAHGLRAWILKCHLSMTDAFGRDDFVHYDNGGDGGNHQWFWNCDYCIVALDLEKDLVFLSDQRTDKLLSYNICTGILKQIRDGFERCQYYVYVPCYSKLPDQESSV from the coding sequence ATGGGCCGTTGCAAGGAAGTTACTGCTGCTAAGCTAACAGATGATCTAGTTGTCGATATCCTCTCCCGCCTGACGTACAAGGACTATTGCCGATGCAAATGTGCATATAAGGCATGGTCTGCCTTGTCCTCTGATCCACACTACCACAAGAAGCTGCCCACAAAAGTAACCACTGGCCTTTTGTACCAAGGTCGCAATAAGTCTGCTATCCCACTTGTTAGCCTGTCCCAAGATGATGAAGAAATCGATGGCATTCTTGCTGACGCACCACACTATGAGCATCTAGAAATCGTCGACTGCTGCAATGGTCTAGTCCTTTGTAAGTATAGGAGCAACTATACTACTGCAAGCATTTGCCGCTTCGTTGTGTGCAACCCAGCAACTCGACAATGGAGGATGATTCCTGATACTCATCCTGAGACAGACGACCCTCGTTATGTAACTGTTTTGGCGTTTGATCCATCATGGTCACCGCAGTTCTACATCTTCAATTTTCATCTGCAGCGTCACCGCGGTTCGATAATTGGTACCAGCAAACTTGAGATATTCCAGTCTGAAAGCTCCTCATGGCTTGTGGATGATAAATGGGATTCTGATATAATTGTTTCCCGTAGGCCtcacttgtttcttcatgggATGTTGTATGCGGAGACTACTGGACAAGAAGTTGTGGTGTTTGAAGGCTTGGAGGAAATGAGTGATGGCACACTGCCCTATCATTGGATTATTGATATGCCATCTGACTCTTCTTATGTGGGTACTTTCACCCATGGTTGCTTTGACAAATCTTCAGGGAACTTGCACTATGCATTGCCAGATGTGGATGGTCACTCGATTGTAGTTTGGACTCTGGATGAATATGCTCATGGTTTACGGGCTTGGATTCTGAAGTGCCACCTTAGTATGACTGATGCATTTGGAAGGGACGACTTTGTTCACTATGATAATGGTGGCGATGGTGGCAACCATCAATGGTTTTGGAACTGTGATTATTGTATTGTTGCTCTCGACTTGGAGAAAGACCTTGTTTTCCTCTCCGACCAGAGGACGGATAAGCTTCTTTCTTACAACATCTGCACCGGTATACTCAAGCAGATACGGGATGGCTTTGAGCGGTGTCAATACTATGTCTATGTACCGTGCTACTCAAAGCTTCCAGATCAAGAATCTTCAGTGTAG